The Chitinivibrionales bacterium genome includes the window CCGATGTCGCCGGCGCCGCCATCCTGAATATTCGAATTGGGCTGTTTGGGCCGGTAGAAAAAGGAATTTTGAGATCCTGCTCGAAAGTATACACGGCAATCGGCCTCCCGAAGGGCAGCAGCATCCGTAAAACAGTCATGAATATTTCCTGAACATCACCTGCACTGCCGTTCCTGTCGAGTAACCGGGATTCGATCTCCCGGGCGAAAATACCGGCATAGACAAATCCCAGGATGTCGTTATCATCCTGTATAATGCATTCCCTGCCGGTCGCAACATTCTTAAACTGTAAAACCCCCTCATTCCATCGATAAGCGTAGGTTTCCAACCGAACGCCCGATGTCGCACAGGTGTGTTCCAGAGACCGCATGAAATCATCACCACATACCCCCGTAGCAACACCCGTTTCGTCACGTTCATCACCTAAAAGAATAATTCTCGAATAGGCAACCGAAGGTTTTTTCAATGATGTGGCATACCATCTTCCTTCAGGCTTTATCAGACCTTCATCAATGCACAATGACAACACCTTGCGGAGGGTCGGATATGAGACTCCATACCGAATGAGAAGTTCTTTCTGGGAAGGCAAAAGCCTATTCCATCCAAAATGCCCCTGTAAAATGTCCTGTTTCAGTGAAGATGCCGCCTTTTGCCATCGGAGTCTGTTATCCGCAGGGGCCTCAGAAAGAGTGTAAAGGGATTTTATGGGCTGTCCCCTGTATCGTTCAATATGGATCCCCCTCCCGGGCCGGGCAACCAGTATCTCCTTTGATACCAACTCATTGACTGCTTTTCGCATGGTTTCATAGGCAACCCCGGCTTCGGAAGCCATGGAGGCGGTGGTTGGAAGCCTGGTTTTTCTTATATGTTTCTGCTGCCTGATAAGCTCTTCAAGGTAGGAAAGAGCAATGGAAAACGCATTTTTCTTAACCTGTTTTTTCATTATTTCGACTATTACTACCGACAATAAAATGTGTTAACACAATAAAAAAAGAATGAAATAAG containing:
- a CDS encoding GntR family transcriptional regulator, giving the protein MKKQVKKNAFSIALSYLEELIRQQKHIRKTRLPTTASMASEAGVAYETMRKAVNELVSKEILVARPGRGIHIERYRGQPIKSLYTLSEAPADNRLRWQKAASSLKQDILQGHFGWNRLLPSQKELLIRYGVSYPTLRKVLSLCIDEGLIKPEGRWYATSLKKPSVAYSRIILLGDERDETGVATGVCGDDFMRSLEHTCATSGVRLETYAYRWNEGVLQFKNVATGRECIIQDDNDILGFVYAGIFAREIESRLLDRNGSAGDVQEIFMTVLRMLLPFGRPIAVYTFEQDLKIPFSTGPNSPIRIFRMAAPATSAVKVARYLLTQRHKKIAYISPFHQSLWSQMRYDSLVETYTDAGYNNNVRLIAINDHYSLLSYYKDSERHYNIDSVLSGYKVWKKEKFPNLTGYYDHAFSTFCLRYMTLAEVIYRLTPVLRTLSEDPDTTAWVTANDGVAEMVIDFMRARNKKTPDFISLASFDNTVISVHHGITSFDFNIPAAVNSMIAFLLNPQVFYREKKNEVVDIEGVIIERNSVIKCRK